One segment of Pseudobythopirellula maris DNA contains the following:
- a CDS encoding fucose isomerase, which translates to MKCGPKQVQLIASGDQRLSANVKCWPAQHEMEQTLEKAVVAAGYELVRAHEVNADGHGFIASQREGMNVFKNVDPDAPLIVAESAWQYSHHVLAGLSTHRGPILTVANWSGTWPGLVGMLNLNGSLTKAGVPYSTLWSEDFTDEYFTSRFKTWLEKGECTHAVDHVKPLTASDLDAESSDLGAKLAETLRHEKAIMGVFDEGCMGMFNAIIPDHLLHPTGVYKERLSQSALFYETTQTDEAEARAVRAWMEERGMTFHTGAVHEEHLTDDQILKQCQMYIAAVRLADDFGCDLIGIQYQQGLKDLTPASDLVEGTLNASDRPPVKSRDGSRTLYEGEPVTHFNEVDECAGLDGLITNRVQKALGQPVENTLHDVRWGDPDRSGTTDDYVWVFEISGSAPPEHFIGGWSGAEGFRQPAMYFPNGGSTLRGISKPGEIVWSRIYLDGDSLAMDIGRGGVVELPREETERRWRSTTPEWPIMHAVLYGVSRDQLMAQHKANHVQVYYGTDAEAATKSLRVKAAMAEALGMKVNLCGTLSREG; encoded by the coding sequence ATGAAGTGCGGCCCCAAGCAAGTGCAACTGATCGCCAGCGGCGACCAACGGCTTTCGGCGAACGTGAAGTGCTGGCCCGCCCAGCACGAGATGGAGCAGACCCTCGAGAAGGCGGTCGTCGCCGCCGGCTACGAGCTCGTGCGAGCGCACGAGGTGAACGCCGACGGCCACGGCTTTATCGCCAGCCAGCGCGAGGGGATGAACGTCTTCAAGAACGTCGACCCCGACGCCCCGCTGATCGTCGCCGAGAGCGCCTGGCAATACAGCCACCACGTGCTGGCCGGCCTCAGCACGCACCGCGGACCGATCCTCACCGTGGCCAACTGGTCCGGCACCTGGCCCGGGCTGGTCGGCATGCTGAACCTCAACGGCTCGCTCACCAAGGCGGGCGTGCCCTACTCGACGCTCTGGAGCGAAGACTTCACCGACGAGTACTTCACGTCGCGGTTCAAGACTTGGCTCGAGAAGGGCGAGTGCACGCACGCCGTGGACCACGTCAAACCGCTGACGGCCTCGGACCTCGACGCCGAGTCGAGCGACCTCGGCGCCAAACTCGCCGAAACGCTGCGCCACGAGAAGGCGATCATGGGCGTGTTCGACGAGGGCTGCATGGGGATGTTCAACGCCATCATCCCCGACCACCTGTTGCACCCCACGGGCGTGTACAAAGAACGCCTCAGCCAGTCGGCCCTCTTCTACGAGACCACCCAGACCGACGAGGCCGAGGCCCGCGCGGTGCGTGCCTGGATGGAGGAGCGTGGCATGACGTTCCACACCGGCGCCGTCCACGAAGAGCACCTCACCGACGACCAGATCCTCAAGCAGTGCCAGATGTACATCGCCGCCGTTAGGTTGGCCGACGACTTCGGCTGCGACCTGATCGGCATCCAATACCAGCAGGGCCTCAAGGACCTCACCCCGGCGAGCGACCTGGTGGAGGGAACGCTCAACGCCAGTGATCGGCCGCCGGTCAAAAGCCGCGACGGCTCGCGCACGCTCTACGAAGGCGAGCCCGTGACCCACTTCAACGAAGTGGACGAGTGCGCCGGGCTCGACGGTTTGATCACCAATCGCGTACAGAAGGCCCTCGGCCAGCCGGTGGAGAACACGCTGCACGACGTCCGCTGGGGCGACCCCGACCGCTCGGGCACGACGGACGACTACGTGTGGGTCTTCGAGATCAGCGGCTCGGCGCCCCCCGAGCACTTCATCGGCGGCTGGTCGGGCGCCGAGGGATTCCGCCAACCGGCCATGTACTTCCCCAACGGCGGCAGCACGCTGCGGGGCATCTCCAAGCCGGGCGAGATCGTCTGGTCACGGATTTACCTCGACGGCGACTCGCTGGCGATGGACATCGGCCGCGGCGGCGTCGTGGAGCTGCCGCGCGAAGAGACCGAGCGCCGCTGGCGGTCGACCACCCCCGAGTGGCCGATCATGCACGCCGTGCTCTACGGCGTGTCGCGTGATCAGCTGATGGCCCAGCACAAGGCGAACCACGTGCAGGTCTATTACGGAACGGACGCCGAGGCCGCCACCAAGTCGCTCCGGGTGAAGGCCGCGATGGCCGAGGCCTTGGGGATGAAGGTGAACCTCTGCGGCACGCTCAGCCGCGAGGGCTGA
- a CDS encoding acetylxylan esterase, which translates to MLLLRFSILAATAIALTATAAPVPAVDGSTDQRLAPPIHLRRHYFRFDPPATAEAWRERAGEVRRRVQVAAGLWPAPPRREPNAVAHGLVVRDGYTVEKVYLESFPGHFVTGSLYRPKGFAGPRPGVLSPYGHWGGGRYFDLGEAGVKDQIERGAEEDPVGGRYPIQARCVQLARMGCVVFNYDMVGYADSQQLTHRQIHAATEESIAAAIGEGGWGFYSTQAESRLQGPLGLQTFNSRCALDWLAGLPEVDSERLAITGGSSGGTQTLMASAVDQRLDVAFPVVMVSTAMQGGCGCENACCLRVGTGNAEIAALFAPKPLGMASANDWTVETISRGYPEIRHVYDLLGASANTRLRSATEFRHNYNLSSRRAMYAWMNEHLDLGAERPTEERPYRPLSDSELCVWDDQHPAPPSGVEHERALLKAWAAITDRQLDALAPTDEASLVEYRRVVGGALETILAVGDLTAADLRITETDQEDRAPPNVRHLTVLRRSTGAALEAVLVEPQDSCRSVVLWAHERGVAGLYQDNGEFVPEVRGLLDRGVAILAADLLGQGAVEEQRALQFNDDKPLASMTFGYNRPLLAHRAADLLTLAVAARRLAPEADRIELTATAGAAPYAAAAWAVAGDRLSALNIDTGGFRFAGLGSWRHAQFLPGAVKYGDLPAMLALGAPRPLRVIGEGGEGLPLVGRAYEAAGAADRLSVAADGPLIDERD; encoded by the coding sequence ATGCTCTTGTTACGATTTTCTATTCTCGCTGCCACGGCCATCGCTCTCACGGCGACCGCGGCTCCCGTGCCGGCCGTCGACGGCTCCACCGACCAACGCCTCGCGCCGCCAATCCACCTCCGCCGCCATTACTTCCGGTTCGACCCGCCCGCCACGGCCGAGGCGTGGCGCGAGCGTGCGGGCGAAGTCCGCCGCCGCGTGCAGGTCGCCGCCGGCTTGTGGCCCGCTCCGCCGCGGCGGGAGCCGAACGCCGTGGCCCACGGCCTCGTCGTCCGCGACGGCTACACCGTTGAGAAGGTCTACCTCGAGAGCTTCCCGGGGCACTTTGTCACCGGCAGCCTCTACCGCCCCAAGGGGTTTGCCGGCCCGCGGCCCGGCGTGCTGAGCCCTTACGGCCACTGGGGCGGCGGTCGCTACTTCGACCTCGGCGAAGCGGGCGTGAAGGACCAGATCGAGCGCGGCGCCGAGGAGGACCCCGTCGGCGGCCGCTACCCGATCCAGGCCCGCTGCGTGCAACTCGCCCGCATGGGCTGCGTCGTGTTCAACTACGACATGGTCGGGTACGCCGACTCGCAGCAGCTCACGCACCGCCAGATCCACGCCGCTACCGAGGAGTCGATCGCCGCCGCGATCGGCGAGGGCGGCTGGGGGTTCTACAGCACCCAGGCCGAGTCGCGCTTGCAGGGACCGCTCGGCTTGCAGACGTTCAACTCGCGGTGCGCGCTCGATTGGCTCGCCGGTTTGCCCGAGGTCGATTCCGAGCGGCTCGCGATCACCGGCGGCAGCAGCGGCGGCACGCAAACGCTGATGGCGAGCGCCGTCGACCAGCGGCTCGACGTGGCGTTCCCGGTGGTGATGGTCTCCACGGCGATGCAGGGGGGCTGCGGCTGCGAGAACGCCTGCTGCCTGCGTGTGGGGACCGGCAACGCCGAGATCGCCGCGCTGTTCGCCCCCAAGCCGTTGGGCATGGCGTCGGCCAACGACTGGACGGTCGAGACGATCTCGCGCGGCTACCCGGAGATCCGCCACGTTTATGACCTGCTCGGCGCCAGCGCGAACACGCGGCTCCGCTCGGCGACCGAGTTCCGCCACAACTACAACCTCAGCAGCCGCCGGGCGATGTACGCCTGGATGAACGAGCACCTCGACTTGGGCGCCGAGCGACCGACCGAAGAGCGCCCCTACCGTCCGCTCAGCGACAGCGAGCTTTGCGTGTGGGACGACCAGCACCCGGCGCCGCCGTCGGGGGTCGAGCACGAGCGGGCGTTGCTCAAGGCATGGGCCGCGATCACTGATCGCCAGCTGGACGCTTTAGCGCCGACTGACGAAGCGAGCCTGGTTGAGTACCGCCGCGTGGTGGGGGGCGCGCTGGAAACGATCCTCGCCGTCGGCGATCTCACCGCCGCCGACCTGAGGATCACGGAGACCGACCAAGAAGATCGCGCCCCCCCTAACGTGCGCCACCTCACCGTCCTGCGTCGGTCGACCGGCGCCGCGCTCGAGGCCGTGCTGGTTGAGCCTCAAGACTCTTGCCGCAGCGTGGTTCTTTGGGCCCACGAACGTGGCGTCGCAGGCCTTTATCAAGACAATGGCGAGTTCGTCCCCGAGGTCCGCGGCTTGCTCGACCGCGGGGTGGCGATCCTCGCCGCCGACCTGCTGGGTCAGGGAGCGGTCGAGGAGCAACGCGCTTTGCAATTCAACGACGACAAGCCGCTCGCGTCGATGACGTTCGGCTACAACCGCCCGCTGCTGGCCCACCGGGCGGCCGATCTGCTCACGCTCGCCGTGGCCGCCCGCCGGCTGGCGCCCGAGGCCGATCGCATCGAACTGACCGCCACAGCGGGGGCGGCGCCCTACGCCGCGGCCGCCTGGGCCGTGGCGGGCGACCGGCTGAGCGCCTTAAATATCGACACCGGAGGCTTCCGATTCGCGGGCCTCGGGTCTTGGCGTCATGCCCAATTCCTTCCCGGTGCGGTAAAGTATGGCGACCTGCCCGCGATGCTCGCCCTGGGCGCCCCGCGGCCGTTGCGTGTCATCGGCGAGGGGGGCGAAGGGCTCCCGCTCGTCGGCCGGGCGTACGAGGCAGCCGGCGCCGCCGATCGACTGAGCGTGGCCGCCGACGGCCCGCTCATCGACGAGCGAGACTGA
- a CDS encoding DUF1501 domain-containing protein, protein MSCHDHLYRNEDPRTVARRWFLKQCGVGLGSLALADLGLGSVVGDNQAQAATSLSDPLAVKAPHFKPRAKNVIFLFMAGAPSQIDLLDHKPALSKHDGTLPPPELLEGYRAAFINPNSKLMGTRFKFAKHGQAGTEISELLPGLAEIVDDVAIVRSMQTDAFNHAPGQILMSTGSQQFGKASMGAWSLYGLGSESKDLPGFVVFSTGKKGPSGGFGNWGSGYLPTSYQGVPFRTAGDPVLYLSNPKGVDRRLQRDSLDAIRDLNEQHLAEVGDPEIATRINSFEMAYRMQASAPETLDLAHEPQHVLDMYGAEPGKRSFGAACLMARRMVERGVRFVEIFHEAWDQHGNLVNDLKLNCKRTDQAAAALVKDLKQRGLLEDTLVIWGGEFGRTPMVEGGDGDGRDHHPNAFTMWMAGGGVKPGLNYGSTDELGFNVAENPVHVRDLHATILHLLGLDHKRLTYKFQGLDEKLTGVKEAHVVHDLIA, encoded by the coding sequence ATGAGCTGCCACGACCACCTATACCGCAACGAAGACCCCCGCACCGTCGCGCGCCGCTGGTTCCTCAAGCAGTGCGGCGTGGGTCTTGGTTCTCTTGCGCTGGCCGATTTGGGACTCGGCTCGGTGGTGGGCGACAACCAGGCGCAAGCCGCGACGTCGCTCTCCGACCCGCTGGCCGTGAAAGCTCCGCACTTCAAGCCGCGCGCCAAGAACGTCATCTTCCTGTTCATGGCGGGGGCGCCGAGCCAGATCGACCTGTTGGACCACAAGCCGGCGCTCTCCAAGCACGACGGCACGCTCCCGCCGCCCGAGCTGCTGGAGGGCTACCGCGCTGCGTTCATCAACCCGAATTCGAAGCTGATGGGCACGCGGTTCAAGTTCGCCAAGCACGGCCAAGCGGGCACGGAGATCTCCGAGCTGCTGCCGGGCCTCGCCGAGATCGTCGACGACGTGGCGATCGTCCGCTCGATGCAGACCGACGCCTTCAACCACGCGCCGGGCCAGATCCTCATGAGCACCGGCTCGCAGCAATTCGGCAAGGCGAGCATGGGCGCCTGGTCGCTGTACGGGCTCGGCAGCGAATCGAAAGACTTGCCCGGCTTCGTCGTGTTCAGCACCGGCAAGAAGGGCCCCAGCGGCGGGTTCGGCAACTGGGGGAGTGGCTACTTGCCCACCTCCTACCAAGGCGTGCCGTTCCGCACCGCCGGCGACCCGGTCCTCTACCTATCGAACCCCAAGGGGGTCGACCGCCGCTTGCAACGCGACTCGCTCGACGCGATACGCGACCTGAACGAGCAACACCTCGCCGAGGTGGGCGACCCCGAGATCGCCACCCGCATCAACTCGTTCGAGATGGCCTACCGCATGCAGGCGAGCGCGCCGGAGACGCTCGACCTCGCCCACGAGCCGCAACACGTGTTGGACATGTACGGCGCCGAGCCGGGCAAGCGTTCGTTCGGCGCCGCCTGCCTGATGGCCCGCCGCATGGTGGAGCGCGGCGTGCGGTTCGTCGAGATCTTCCACGAGGCGTGGGATCAGCACGGCAACCTGGTGAACGACCTCAAGCTCAATTGCAAGCGGACCGACCAGGCCGCCGCCGCGCTCGTGAAAGACCTCAAGCAGCGCGGCCTCTTGGAAGACACGCTGGTGATCTGGGGCGGCGAGTTCGGCCGCACGCCGATGGTCGAAGGGGGCGACGGCGACGGCCGCGACCACCACCCGAACGCCTTCACCATGTGGATGGCCGGCGGCGGCGTGAAGCCGGGACTCAACTACGGCAGCACCGACGAGCTCGGCTTCAACGTGGCCGAGAACCCCGTGCACGTGCGCGACCTGCACGCCACGATCCTGCACCTGCTGGGCCTCGACCACAAGCGGCTCACGTACAAGTTCCAGGGCCTCGACGAGAAGCTCACCGGCGTCAAAGAGGCGCACGTGGTCCACGACCTCATCGCGTAG